From one Rhodoferax sp. PAMC 29310 genomic stretch:
- the fliS gene encoding flagellar export chaperone FliS, which yields MFIPVHARAASAYQKVGLESVVNSSNPHQLTQLLFKALLQALSAARSQMVQGDVAGKCQSVDRALQILQDGLDGALDMKKGGEIARSLRALYNYCGVRLSLANALNDPLVLDEVRGLIEPIAQAWDQIRPAVN from the coding sequence ATGTTTATTCCCGTCCATGCCCGTGCCGCCTCAGCCTACCAAAAGGTTGGGCTAGAGTCCGTTGTGAATAGCTCAAATCCGCACCAGTTGACCCAGTTGCTGTTTAAGGCACTGCTTCAAGCGCTCAGCGCAGCCCGTTCGCAGATGGTGCAGGGCGATGTGGCGGGGAAATGTCAGAGCGTAGATCGCGCATTGCAGATTTTGCAAGACGGCCTGGATGGGGCTCTTGATATGAAAAAGGGCGGCGAGATTGCACGTAGTCTGCGCGCACTGTATAACTACTGCGGCGTGCGCTTGTCCTTGGCCAATGCCCTTAATGACCCCCTTGTTCTGGATGAAGTGCGGGGTCTGATTGAGCCCATTGCCCAGGCCTGGGACCAGATTCGTCCCGCCGTTAACTAG
- a CDS encoding flagellar protein FliT, producing the protein MSQQLIDYYKAIENSSLQMLNAARSEDWEQVVRFEGACAVLIEQLRARASTEELLPEQRKEKTRIMQRILNNDAQIRYLAEPWLSHCEQAFEGKSQYLH; encoded by the coding sequence ATGTCACAACAACTCATTGACTACTACAAAGCCATTGAAAACAGCAGCCTGCAAATGCTGAACGCTGCCCGCTCTGAAGACTGGGAGCAGGTGGTGCGGTTTGAAGGGGCGTGTGCGGTGCTGATTGAGCAGCTGCGTGCCCGGGCCAGCACCGAGGAGTTATTGCCAGAGCAGCGCAAGGAAAAGACCCGCATCATGCAGCGCATTCTGAACAACGATGCGCAGATTCGCTACCTGGCGGAGCCTTGGTTAAGCCACTGTGAGCAGGCCTTTGAAGGAAAGTCGCAGTACCTGCATTGA
- a CDS encoding molybdopterin-dependent oxidoreductase, which translates to MNDSTLAPLDPLAPVTTQVLGACPHDCPDTCSMLTTVSGGIAIKVQGNPAHPHTDGALCTKVSRYPERTYHSERLLHPLKRIGPKGSGQFELVSWDSALKDIAARLTAIASRGPEAAQAIQPYSYAGTMGLVQSESMAARFFNHLGAALLDRTICAAAGAEGLTQTLGGKVGMKVQFFAESKLILIWGSNSIASNLHFWRYAQVAKRNGAKLICIDPRRSETADKCHEHIALLPGTDGALALALMHELITHNWLDHDYLTRHTLGWSQLRERALQWSPERAAAICGITAGQIRALAQDYGRTVHSGEPAAIRMNYGLQRVHGGGNAVRLIASLPALIGAWRHRAGGVLLSSSGQFPVQRAALQMPELLAGRTPRTINMSTIGDDLLRPASPEFGPAIEALVVYNSNPVAVAPDSSKVVQGFAREDLFTVVLEHFQTDTADYADYLLPATTQLEHWDVHASYGHTDALLNRPSIAPQGEAKPNTQIFRELAQAMGFTHPCFAETDEALCRQAFGDTVSFDDLLSHGFSTLQSPDAPFAQGNFPTPSGRCEFFSASLAASGQDGLPNHVPNHEAFNTSERYPLAMISPPARNFLNSSFVNVKSLRDIEGEPILEIHADDAQARGIAHNSIVRVFNQRGSYRCKVSISKRARPGVVNGLGVWWRKLGLDGKNVNEVTSQKLTDLGRGPTFYDCLVDVEAAS; encoded by the coding sequence ATGAACGACTCCACGCTTGCCCCCCTTGACCCACTTGCCCCCGTGACGACCCAGGTGCTGGGCGCCTGCCCGCACGACTGCCCCGACACCTGCTCCATGTTGACCACCGTGTCAGGCGGCATCGCCATCAAGGTGCAAGGCAACCCGGCCCACCCGCACACCGACGGCGCCCTGTGCACCAAGGTGTCCCGCTACCCGGAGCGCACCTACCACTCGGAGCGGCTGCTGCACCCCCTGAAGCGCATCGGCCCCAAGGGCTCGGGCCAGTTCGAGCTGGTCAGCTGGGACAGCGCTTTGAAAGACATTGCCGCCCGGCTCACCGCCATTGCCAGCCGGGGGCCGGAGGCGGCCCAGGCCATTCAGCCCTACAGCTACGCCGGCACCATGGGTCTGGTGCAAAGCGAGAGCATGGCCGCCCGGTTTTTTAACCACCTGGGCGCCGCCCTGCTGGACCGCACCATTTGCGCCGCTGCCGGGGCCGAGGGCCTCACACAGACACTGGGCGGCAAGGTGGGCATGAAGGTGCAGTTTTTTGCCGAATCCAAACTCATTCTGATCTGGGGCAGCAACTCCATTGCCAGCAACCTGCACTTCTGGCGCTACGCCCAGGTGGCCAAACGCAACGGTGCCAAGCTCATTTGCATTGACCCCCGGCGCAGCGAAACCGCCGACAAATGCCATGAGCACATCGCCCTGCTGCCCGGCACCGACGGCGCGCTGGCCCTGGCGCTGATGCATGAACTCATCACCCACAACTGGCTCGACCACGACTACCTGACCCGCCACACCCTGGGTTGGAGCCAGCTCCGTGAACGCGCCCTGCAGTGGTCGCCAGAGCGGGCCGCCGCCATTTGCGGCATTACCGCCGGTCAAATCCGCGCGCTGGCGCAAGACTATGGCCGCACAGTGCACAGTGGCGAACCCGCTGCCATTCGCATGAACTACGGCCTGCAGCGCGTACACGGTGGCGGCAACGCCGTGCGCCTGATTGCATCTCTGCCCGCCCTGATTGGCGCTTGGCGCCACCGCGCCGGTGGCGTGCTGCTGTCCAGCTCCGGCCAGTTTCCGGTTCAGCGCGCCGCGCTGCAAATGCCAGAGCTGCTGGCTGGGCGCACACCCCGCACCATCAACATGAGCACCATTGGCGACGACTTGCTCCGCCCCGCAAGCCCTGAGTTTGGCCCGGCCATTGAAGCGCTGGTGGTTTACAACAGCAACCCCGTCGCCGTTGCGCCCGATTCCAGCAAAGTGGTGCAAGGCTTTGCACGCGAAGACCTGTTCACCGTGGTGCTGGAGCATTTTCAGACCGACACCGCCGACTACGCCGACTACCTGCTGCCCGCCACCACTCAACTGGAACACTGGGACGTGCACGCCAGCTACGGCCATACCGACGCGCTGCTCAACCGCCCCTCGATTGCCCCGCAAGGCGAAGCCAAGCCCAACACCCAGATTTTTCGGGAGCTGGCCCAGGCCATGGGCTTCACCCACCCCTGCTTTGCCGAGACCGACGAAGCCCTCTGCCGCCAGGCCTTTGGCGACACCGTGTCTTTTGACGACTTGCTAAGCCACGGTTTCTCCACGCTGCAAAGCCCGGACGCACCCTTTGCCCAGGGCAACTTCCCCACCCCCTCAGGGCGCTGCGAGTTTTTCAGCGCCAGCTTGGCGGCCAGCGGCCAAGACGGCCTCCCCAACCATGTGCCCAACCACGAGGCCTTCAACACCTCGGAGCGCTACCCGCTGGCCATGATCTCGCCACCGGCGCGCAACTTCTTGAACTCCAGCTTTGTCAACGTGAAAAGCCTGCGCGACATTGAAGGCGAGCCCATTTTGGAAATACACGCGGACGATGCGCAAGCCCGTGGCATCGCGCACAACAGCATTGTTCGGGTGTTCAACCAGCGCGGCAGCTACCGCTGCAAAGTCAGCATCTCCAAACGCGCCCGCCCTGGCGTGGTGAACGGCCTGGGCGTGTGGTGGCGAAAGCTGGGGTTGGATGGGAAGAACGTCAATGAGGTGACAAGCCAAAAACTCACCGACCTGGGCCGCGGCCCCACGTTTTACGACTGCCTGGTGGACGTAGAAGCAGCCTCTTGA